In the genome of Acaryochloris thomasi RCC1774, the window AAGCTGTACGCTCGTACTGAGGGTGTCAGTGACGCCTGTGGTAGAGACCCCAGGAGTGACAGGACCACCAGGAATAGGGGAAGGAATATCAGGAGTATCAGGACTGATAAGTATCTCATTACGCGTAAACCCAGCCTGTGCTGAAGCGGTTGGCAGCAGAGCCGCCTCAGCCTCTCGGAGTTCGGATTGGCTCTGCTGCAGCTGCAGTTCAGCAACCTGCACATCTCGATTGTTGCGTTGAGCAAGTTCTAAAGCCTGCTCTAAGGTGATGGGCTGATCTAAGTCGATAGTGACCTGCTCTTCCGTTGTTGGAACATCCAGGAGCTTTGGGTCAGGATTAAGGGGGATCAGATCGGCGGCAGATGCGGGCGCTGTCGGCAGCTGCGATTCGGTCTCTGATGGCGTTTCAATCTCTGGGAAGGGATCTTGTCCCCAGCTTGCAGGGCTGTGCAACAAGGCCACTGCGCTGAGTCCGCTGGCGACGAGTCCGGCCATCCGCTTCTGATATTTTGCGCGCACGTTCCTGCCTCTGGCTATAACCTTCGATTAGTACTCTATCAAATCTCCGTCGCGCTGTGAGGCTCTCTACAGATACATCAGGCAGATTTTTTCAGAGTGCAAATTTAAGTTCAAGAATGGATAGAGCCAGCTTCAAAATATTCAGGACTCTTGACTGAAGAGACGATAGCGTCCTTTGCCTGCTGTTTTCGCCTCATACATGGCGCGGTCGGCATCTTCTAAGATCTTCGCTGCTGTGGTGTAGCCATAGCTGCTCAGCGTAATGCCGACGCTGATATCGGTAAAGACCTCGTGTTCTCCAAGCTGAAATGCACGGGAGACTTGATAGCGAAGACGCTGGGCAGTAATAGTGGCGTCCCCCATACCCTGGAGGTCGTTCAGTAAAACCACAAATTCGTCGCCGCCGAGCCTTGAAACGGTGTCGCCAGGACGCAAACAGCTTGCTAAACGTTTTGCGATCGCAACTAAAAGCTGATCTCCTACCTGATGTCCCAAGGTGTCATTAATCGCCTTAAACCCATCGAGATCAAGAAACAGCACCGCGAATATGCGGTGGGGATGACGCTGTGATCGTCGCAGAGACTGCTCTAACCGGTTGAGGAACAAGGCTCGGTTTGGCAACCCCGTGAGTGAATCATGGAAGACATCATGAACAAGCTGTTCCTCACTCTGATGATGCCGAAGCGCACCGCCGATAATCGCGGCCCAAGTCCGCAGCAGGCTAATAGACTCCGGAATCCATTGACGCTCGGCTTGGCAGTGATCTAACCCAATAAATCCCCAAAAATGGTGATCTAACTCGATCGGCAACCATAGGGTTGAGCAAATACTAGCTCGTGAGAACAAAGGCTGTTCGCAGTCCGGTAAAGATCGGGTGATGCCGACGAAGTATCCTTTCGTCACCAAGTCTTGATAACCCGACATCTGCTGAAGTTCAGTAAATGATTGATGCCGCCAGGGCATCTGTTCCAAAGAGATAGACCATCCCTCACGGAACCAAGCGAAGCTCATCGTCACCGACTCTTGATCTACATCTGGAGAAGGATGGCACTCGCAGATATAGGCTCGGTCAACCCCCATCACAGCCCCCACAACGGCCAGAGCCTTGGTCATGCCGGTCCGATAGTGGGACTGAACCAGCACATGCGAACTCGACTTCACCACACTCTTCAGGAGCTGATTCTCTAGCTGAAGCTGCCTTTGGCTCGTAACATCTTGGCTATACCCCCGAATAGCTAAGGCACTCCCGTCAGATTCTGCAGTCAAGATCAGGTGGGTGTGGAGCCAGCAATAAGAACCATCTTGATGCTGAAGTCGATATTCAAAAGCCTGTGGCTCCTCCAGTTTTAAGCAGCATAATTTTTTCCTAAAGATGGTTAGATCTTCAGGATGAATTTGCTCTAGCCAAAGACTGGCATTATTTAAGCACTCCTGCGCTGTATAGCCCCACTGACATTCAACGTTGGGGCTAATTGAGATCAATCCATAGTCCCCCTGGCCTTGACAACAGAAAAAAACAACCGGTTCTGGTTGTTTCAAAAAGTCTGCCTGAGGATAAGGAGAACTGACCTCATTATTCTGAGCGCTGCTCACGGGTAATGATTTAGAAATAAGAGAGCCACCATCTTATCTCTCACCGGAGCATAATGCCCACCGTGTGGGGTCGTTTTTCAAACGCCAGAACGCACCCAGCAATGGCCCATACAAAGAGCCTAGCGAGCACATTAGCCTGCGCCCTTCTTACTGGCACCATCAGAGCTTCCACGCAAGCTGCATCCCATAGAAATAAGCTTTTCCTATGGCTTCTGCCAATTAACCTTAAGCTTCTTCTCGCCCGTTAAATATCCTTGATCCCGAGCAATTCGTTTCTGCTCATGGACAGAAAAGCTTCTCTGATAATCGCCCTTGAGTTGCTCAACACGACGGGTGGTTTGCGCAGTTTCAGACTGCAGCGCCTGTAGCTTTTGATGTTGCGCCAGCTGGTGCGGTACCAAATTCCAGAGTGTATAAATCCCAACGCCAGCCAACAGACTATTTAGCCCCAATATGAAAACAGCCTCTAGGGCCTGCGTCTTCTGCTGAGGACGGCCTTTGGACGAATGAATCTGCCTGAGAGAAGCTGCAGGAGGAGCTTGCGCAATAGATTTGGGGAGGGCACTCATAATTACTGAGTCACGGGCTAGGTGACTATCAAAACATTACGGATATTAGACGTAGATTAAAGCTTGAGAGAAAGGATCAAGGGCGTAATGAGCCTTGACTCACGCTAGAATAAGCTTTGAATGCATATCAAAAAGCAGCCCGTCAGCTATAGGCTTTGAACAACTAAAAAACGGCTAAGAGCGGTTAGCGACGTCCTTTAAGCGAGCCCCCTAACGTGCCGCCAGTCTAGCGAACTCATTCTCTAAACGCAAGCAATTGATGAGACAAAGCTGGCTCATATCGATTTATGATTCTTGCTCTTGCTGAATCAAGGAACTGAGCCGCTTAGCGTCAAGATTGAGCCTACCTACTAAAAAACGGAGGCCAGGAGCACCTCAGCGACAAGGAATGTCTAGATAGACTCAAATATTGTGAATAGACTATTTTGAAAGTGCAGAGCCAAGATTAATTGCTAAAACAGCAGGCACTAGAGCAACCAATAAAGCCGCAATGATTTGCACATCTGATAAAGGCATACTAAAAAACTCCTTTTTTCTGAGTCTAACTAGTTCATAATGTCGGTCAAATCGGGGCAAAGGGGAATGGTTTGTTACATGATGAAACATTCTCAAGGCGGTCTGCTGGCACGGGCTTCAACGCCATCAGGAGATCTAAGTGAACGACTCTCAAGCCGCATTCTTTAGTTAAGCCGTAAAAATCTGCTATGCAGAGAACTAGCATTTAAGGTTAGGTTGAAGATAAGAGTAGACGCTTGCTGTCTATATTTTTATTTTTTTGCTGCGCTTATCAGGTCTCCATGGTTGATCAGGTTATAGAAATTTCCCCTCAGGCTGGGTTTGACG includes:
- the psaM gene encoding photosystem I reaction center subunit XII gives rise to the protein MPLSDVQIIAALLVALVPAVLAINLGSALSK
- a CDS encoding slr1601 family putative cell division protein yields the protein MSALPKSIAQAPPAASLRQIHSSKGRPQQKTQALEAVFILGLNSLLAGVGIYTLWNLVPHQLAQHQKLQALQSETAQTTRRVEQLKGDYQRSFSVHEQKRIARDQGYLTGEKKLKVNWQKP
- a CDS encoding sensor domain-containing diguanylate cyclase, giving the protein MSSAQNNEVSSPYPQADFLKQPEPVVFFCCQGQGDYGLISISPNVECQWGYTAQECLNNASLWLEQIHPEDLTIFRKKLCCLKLEEPQAFEYRLQHQDGSYCWLHTHLILTAESDGSALAIRGYSQDVTSQRQLQLENQLLKSVVKSSSHVLVQSHYRTGMTKALAVVGAVMGVDRAYICECHPSPDVDQESVTMSFAWFREGWSISLEQMPWRHQSFTELQQMSGYQDLVTKGYFVGITRSLPDCEQPLFSRASICSTLWLPIELDHHFWGFIGLDHCQAERQWIPESISLLRTWAAIIGGALRHHQSEEQLVHDVFHDSLTGLPNRALFLNRLEQSLRRSQRHPHRIFAVLFLDLDGFKAINDTLGHQVGDQLLVAIAKRLASCLRPGDTVSRLGGDEFVVLLNDLQGMGDATITAQRLRYQVSRAFQLGEHEVFTDISVGITLSSYGYTTAAKILEDADRAMYEAKTAGKGRYRLFSQES